One Orrella dioscoreae genomic window carries:
- a CDS encoding putative glycolipid-binding domain-containing protein, whose product MDTRTDTATPLTLRWEGLASPSLEHLHVQTLAGGTIFDAVVVMQADSGQRGALRYRLHVDAAWRTRRLFIQEVGSACSIQLQSDGHGRWTAEGGAPLPELAGAIDVDLSVSPATNTLPIRRLDLAEGASAEIHVVHVGWPGLALSKAPQRYTRLAGGRHRFESLDADFRRDISVDADGFVLDYPDLFRRA is encoded by the coding sequence ATGGATACTCGCACCGACACCGCCACTCCCTTGACCTTGCGCTGGGAGGGGCTGGCCTCCCCCAGCCTGGAACACCTGCACGTGCAGACCCTGGCTGGCGGCACGATCTTCGATGCCGTTGTCGTGATGCAGGCCGACTCGGGCCAGCGCGGCGCCTTGCGGTATCGCCTGCATGTCGACGCGGCCTGGCGCACGCGCCGTCTGTTCATCCAGGAGGTGGGCAGCGCCTGTTCCATCCAGCTGCAGTCCGATGGACACGGGCGCTGGACCGCTGAAGGGGGCGCGCCCTTGCCTGAACTGGCGGGCGCCATCGATGTCGACCTGAGCGTGTCGCCCGCCACCAATACATTGCCCATCCGTCGCCTGGACCTGGCAGAGGGCGCGTCGGCCGAGATCCATGTCGTCCACGTCGGCTGGCCCGGCCTGGCACTGTCGAAGGCGCCGCAGCGTTATACGCGGCTGGCCGGCGGACGGCATCGCTTCGAATCGCTGGACGCCGACTTCCGGCGCGACATCTCGGTGGATGCCGACGGCTTCGTGCTGGACTATCCCGATCTGTTCCGCCGCGCCTGA
- a CDS encoding TerC family protein, producing the protein MVSVGTPMLWTLFTVFVIVALLLDFFALNRQGAQKVSIRAAAIWSLIWVAASFVFVGLVWWGLGGMGPDAAERAIANDKALEFITGYLVEKALAVDNIFVFLLLFTYFAVPPEFQKRVLMIGILAALVLRGVLILVGAWLISEFHWILYVFGAFLVFTGIKMWWAAGQEPDLDNNPALKWVRRKLTIAPDYDGERFFTKIDGKKVATPMLVVVLLIGIVDVVFAVDSIPAIFAITTDPFIVLTSNVFAILGLRAMYFLLAGMHERFHLLPYGLALVLVLIGTKMLLIDIYKIPVMWSLLGTATILAATMILSLVIPPKPGEPTGGAYPFGGKDKDGAKKAS; encoded by the coding sequence ATGGTATCTGTCGGTACGCCAATGTTGTGGACGCTGTTCACGGTTTTCGTGATCGTTGCGTTGCTTCTCGATTTCTTCGCCCTCAATCGTCAGGGCGCCCAAAAAGTTTCCATACGCGCTGCCGCCATCTGGTCATTGATCTGGGTGGCTGCCAGCTTCGTGTTCGTCGGCCTCGTCTGGTGGGGCCTGGGCGGCATGGGGCCTGATGCGGCCGAACGCGCGATCGCCAATGACAAGGCGCTGGAGTTCATCACCGGCTACCTGGTTGAAAAGGCGCTGGCGGTCGACAACATCTTCGTCTTCCTGCTGCTGTTCACGTATTTCGCGGTGCCGCCCGAATTCCAGAAGCGCGTGCTCATGATCGGCATCCTTGCGGCGCTGGTGTTGCGCGGCGTGCTGATCCTGGTTGGCGCCTGGCTCATCAGCGAGTTCCATTGGATCCTGTACGTCTTCGGCGCCTTCCTGGTGTTCACCGGCATCAAGATGTGGTGGGCGGCGGGCCAGGAGCCCGACCTGGACAACAATCCCGCGCTGAAGTGGGTGCGCCGCAAGCTGACGATCGCGCCCGACTACGACGGCGAACGCTTCTTCACCAAGATCGACGGCAAGAAGGTCGCCACGCCCATGCTGGTCGTGGTGCTGCTGATCGGTATCGTGGACGTGGTCTTCGCGGTCGATTCGATCCCGGCGATCTTCGCCATCACGACCGACCCCTTCATCGTGCTGACGTCCAACGTCTTCGCGATCCTGGGCCTGCGCGCCATGTACTTCCTGCTGGCCGGCATGCACGAGCGTTTCCACCTGCTGCCTTATGGCCTGGCGCTGGTGCTGGTGCTGATCGGCACGAAGATGCTGCTCATCGACATCTACAAGATCCCGGTGATGTGGTCGCTGCTGGGCACGGCGACGATCCTTGCCGCGACGATGATCCTGTCGCTGGTCATTCCGCCCAAGCCGGGCGAGCCCACGGGCGGCGCCTATCCCTTCGGTGGCAAGGACAAGGACGGCGCAAAGAAAGCCTCCTGA
- a CDS encoding 4a-hydroxytetrahydrobiopterin dehydratase: protein MATRTPPARLALPTVLAELPDWRQVPGRDAIARHFRFKDFNAAFGFMTRVAMQAEALAHHPEWRNVYADVEVVLATHEIQGLSQRDVNLARWMDAAFLQMRNPG, encoded by the coding sequence ATGGCCACGCGCACGCCCCCGGCCCGACTTGCCCTGCCAACCGTCCTGGCCGAGCTGCCTGACTGGAGGCAGGTGCCTGGCCGCGACGCCATCGCGCGCCATTTCCGCTTCAAGGATTTCAACGCGGCCTTTGGCTTCATGACACGCGTGGCGATGCAGGCCGAGGCACTGGCTCATCACCCGGAGTGGCGCAATGTGTATGCCGACGTCGAGGTGGTGCTGGCCACGCACGAGATCCAGGGCCTGAGCCAGCGCGACGTGAACCTGGCCCGATGGATGGATGCGGCTTTCCTGCAGATGCGCAACCCTGGCTGA
- a CDS encoding NAD(P)H-dependent flavin oxidoreductase, which yields MQYSPLEIAGHSLLPIVQGGMGVGVSAHRLAGAVARENAVGTIASVDLRHHHPDLLEQTEDCHDRERLDQANRIALDREIQAARAHAEGRGLIAVNVMKAVRDHASLVRQACESGADAIVMGAGLPVDLPEMTADHPRTALIPILSESRGVAVVLKKWMKKGRMASAVVIEHPAYAGGHLGASRLDDVRHERFGFARVLEECRALFDELGLGRDAPKLVLAGGVGSHADVRHWLANGADGIQVGTAFAVTEEGDAHENFKRVLIDADTDALKEFVSVAGLPARAVGTPWLVRYLRQETTLQSRTKADPRRCSQRLDCLSQCGLRDGLAKFGQFCIDLKLAAALRGEVDKGLFFRGATKLPFGKAIRPVRELIDHLLHGTEPAAA from the coding sequence ATGCAGTATTCCCCTCTCGAGATCGCCGGACACAGCCTTCTGCCCATCGTGCAAGGCGGTATGGGCGTCGGCGTCTCGGCTCACCGCCTGGCGGGCGCCGTCGCACGCGAAAATGCCGTCGGCACCATTGCCAGCGTGGACTTGCGCCACCATCACCCCGACCTGCTCGAACAGACCGAGGACTGCCACGACCGTGAGCGGCTCGACCAGGCCAACCGCATCGCGCTGGACCGCGAGATCCAGGCCGCGCGCGCGCATGCCGAAGGACGCGGCCTGATCGCCGTGAATGTCATGAAGGCCGTGCGTGACCACGCCTCGCTCGTGCGCCAGGCCTGCGAAAGCGGCGCCGACGCCATCGTGATGGGCGCCGGCCTGCCGGTCGACCTGCCCGAGATGACGGCCGACCACCCCCGCACGGCGCTCATCCCCATCCTGTCCGAATCGCGCGGCGTAGCCGTGGTGCTGAAGAAGTGGATGAAAAAGGGCCGCATGGCCAGCGCCGTGGTGATCGAGCACCCCGCGTACGCAGGCGGCCATCTGGGCGCCTCCAGGCTGGATGACGTGCGCCATGAGCGCTTCGGCTTCGCCCGCGTGCTGGAAGAATGCCGCGCCCTGTTCGACGAACTGGGCCTGGGGCGCGACGCCCCCAAGCTGGTGCTGGCAGGCGGCGTGGGCTCGCATGCCGACGTGCGTCATTGGCTGGCGAACGGCGCCGACGGCATCCAGGTGGGCACGGCATTTGCCGTCACCGAGGAAGGCGACGCGCATGAGAACTTCAAGCGCGTGCTGATCGACGCGGACACCGACGCGCTCAAGGAATTCGTCAGCGTGGCCGGCTTGCCCGCGCGCGCGGTCGGCACGCCGTGGCTGGTGCGTTACCTGCGCCAGGAAACCACGCTGCAGTCACGCACCAAGGCCGACCCGCGCCGCTGCAGCCAGCGCCTGGACTGCCTGAGCCAGTGCGGCCTGCGCGACGGCCTGGCGAAATTCGGGCAGTTCTGCATCGACCTGAAGCTGGCCGCGGCGCTGCGCGGGGAGGTCGACAAGGGCCTGTTCTTCCGCGGCGCCACCAAGCTGCCTTTCGGCAAGGCCATCCGGCCGGTGCGGGAGCTGATCGACCATCTGCTGCATGGAACCGAACCCGCCGCAGCGTAG
- a CDS encoding MFS transporter produces MEDKATRITLFSLRSAPMRAFHLTWLAFFVCFFAWFACAPLMPVIVQAFSLTPEQVANINIAAVAVTILVRMLVGPLCDRYGPRRIYTGLMTLGALPVFALAFADDYLTFLLCRLGIGAIGASFVITQYHTSVMFAPNVVGTANATTAGWGNAGAGAAQALVPLLFSAILFLGVDTAQAWRGAMLVPGAALLAMAWLYWRYTQDCPQGDYATLRRDAARLPPRKGGWASFRQACGNYRVWMLFLTYAACFGVEVFMHNIAAIYYVMHFDFSLRDAGLAAGTFGLLALFARALGGWLSDKAAARWGLDVRASLLCLLIIGEGLGLLWFSQASGAVMAILAMLVFGLFTHMACGATYALVPFVDRKALGGVAGIVGAGGNVGAVAAGFLMKEVGDMQGTLLWLGAFVAVSSLCALAVRFSAEHKANEAALRDRALAAGGLAR; encoded by the coding sequence CTGGAAGACAAAGCCACCCGTATCACCCTGTTCAGCCTGCGCAGCGCGCCGATGCGCGCCTTCCACCTGACCTGGCTGGCCTTTTTCGTCTGCTTCTTCGCCTGGTTCGCGTGCGCGCCGCTGATGCCGGTGATCGTGCAGGCGTTCTCGCTGACGCCCGAACAGGTGGCCAACATCAACATCGCCGCGGTGGCGGTGACCATCCTGGTGCGCATGCTGGTCGGCCCCCTGTGCGACCGCTACGGCCCGCGCCGCATCTACACGGGGCTCATGACGCTGGGCGCGCTGCCCGTCTTCGCGCTGGCCTTCGCGGACGATTACCTGACCTTCCTGCTCTGCCGCCTGGGCATCGGCGCCATCGGCGCCAGCTTCGTCATCACGCAGTACCACACCTCGGTCATGTTCGCGCCCAACGTGGTGGGCACGGCCAACGCCACGACCGCCGGCTGGGGCAATGCGGGCGCCGGCGCCGCCCAGGCCCTGGTGCCGCTGCTCTTCTCCGCCATCCTTTTCCTGGGCGTGGACACGGCCCAGGCGTGGCGCGGCGCCATGCTGGTGCCCGGCGCCGCGCTGCTGGCCATGGCCTGGCTGTACTGGCGCTACACCCAGGACTGCCCGCAGGGCGACTACGCGACGCTGCGCCGCGACGCCGCCAGGCTGCCGCCGCGCAAGGGAGGCTGGGCCAGCTTCCGCCAGGCCTGTGGCAACTACCGGGTGTGGATGCTGTTCCTGACCTACGCGGCCTGCTTCGGCGTGGAAGTCTTCATGCACAACATCGCCGCCATCTACTACGTCATGCATTTCGACTTCTCGCTGCGCGACGCAGGCCTGGCCGCCGGCACCTTCGGCCTGCTTGCCCTCTTCGCCCGCGCGCTGGGCGGCTGGCTCTCGGACAAGGCCGCCGCCCGCTGGGGCCTGGATGTGCGCGCCAGCCTCCTGTGCCTGCTCATCATCGGCGAAGGCCTGGGACTGCTGTGGTTCTCGCAGGCGTCCGGCGCCGTCATGGCGATCCTTGCCATGCTGGTCTTCGGCCTCTTCACCCACATGGCCTGCGGCGCCACCTATGCGCTGGTGCCCTTCGTGGACCGCAAGGCCCTGGGCGGCGTGGCCGGCATCGTGGGCGCGGGCGGCAACGTCGGCGCGGTGGCGGCGGGCTTCCTGATGAAGGAAGTGGGCGACATGCAAGGCACGCTGCTGTGGCTCGGCGCCTTCGTGGCGGTGTCTTCGCTGTGCGCGCTGGCCGTGCGTTTCTCGGCCGAACACAAGGCAAATGAAGCCGCGCTGCGCGACCGCGCGCTGGCCGCCGGCGGCCTCGCGCGATAA
- a CDS encoding bifunctional nitrate reductase/sulfite reductase flavoprotein subunit alpha, whose protein sequence is MPAGQVKTACPYCGVGCGMILHVEDGRVAKVSGDPEHPSNMGRLCTKGLSAHVPISDAGRLRQAYVRRARGQDPVPTPMQDAIAETARRLGGIRDAHGPDAIALYVSGQMSLEAQYLANKLAKGYLRTAHIESNSRLCMASAASGYKLSLGADGPPGSYEDFDRSDLFFVIGANMADCHPILYLRMMDRVKAGARLIVVDPRRTATAEKAGLHLAPRPGTDLALLNGLLHLLHAEGRVDPAFIAAHTDGWDDMPAFLAGYAPAHVAGITGLSEQDIRQAADWIGEAGEWMSCWTMGLNQSTHGTWHTNALCNLHLATGKICRPGSGPFSLTGQPNAMGGREMGYMGPGLPGQRSALDPRDREEVEASWGLAPGTLRTDAGNGTVDLFARMAQGEIKACWVICTNPAASVPDRDTVAAGLRAAELVITQDAFLDTETNRHADILLPGALWAEADGVLINSERNLTLTPRAVDPPGEAWPDWRIIAAVATGLGYGDAFRYDTAADVFAEITRHANPRTGYDLRGASHAALREAPIQWPCAPGEARLRHPIRYVRHADGQRTLRFPTANGRARFHARPYAPPAELPDADYPLVLNTGRLQHQWHTMTKTGKVAMLNKLNPKPFVEIHPQDAAALGIAPQTPVEIRSRRGRAVLPAVISDRVQPGSCFAPMHWNDVQGDALSVNAVTSTAVDPVSLQPELKFCAVALAPVAAPQAVPDDAGRAAPLPAPTATAGAPVLALDALSAALGLGPAAPPPLDEQERLYVSGLLAGLRAAETLSGDPQGVPVVPPQAPLNPSARVWLDGMLAGLYSRVALPANDTAAPAPAPLRIVGSRPKVALLWASQTGNIESLTEHYATLLMEAGFDIRVACMADFPVAHFAKVQYALCLTSTFGDGDPPDNGQALWQALQADDAPRLDGLRVGVLAFGDRNYDSFCGHGRRLDARLAELGAIRLAPRVECDVDFQPQADNWLTQQIACIKADDAERHAATPRAPTSGTAATKASPAPARLLGNTRLSGPGAAKDTRCVALSQEAGGLDYEAGDALGVWARNCPELVEEILHLVHLPADAPVTVGGLGELALGEALACHFDITRPTPEALASIAARTGNTALAALLEAPRKAELKHWLWGRQLADVLHESPMTLTAQELVGLLKRMQPRLYSIASSPRAHAGEIHLTVSAVRYHNGRRARKGVASTFLADRAGDGHVPVFVQKSAHFHPPAQGDVPIIMVGPGTGIAPFRGFLHDRRATGARGRNWLFFGEQHADSGFYYRDELDTMRQDGLLSRLDLAFSRDQARKTYVQDRMREQGAQLWSWLQDGAHFYVCGDASRMARDVDTALREIVARQGAMSDEAAGEFVTGLARDKRYLRDVY, encoded by the coding sequence ATGCCTGCCGGCCAAGTCAAGACTGCCTGTCCGTATTGCGGCGTGGGCTGCGGCATGATCCTGCACGTCGAGGACGGTCGGGTCGCCAAGGTGTCAGGCGATCCGGAACATCCCAGCAACATGGGCCGGCTGTGCACCAAGGGCCTGTCGGCGCACGTGCCGATCAGCGATGCCGGACGGCTGCGCCAGGCCTACGTGCGCCGCGCGCGCGGCCAGGACCCCGTGCCCACGCCCATGCAGGACGCCATCGCCGAGACGGCGCGCAGGCTGGGCGGCATCCGCGATGCGCATGGCCCGGACGCGATCGCCCTGTATGTGTCGGGCCAGATGTCGCTGGAGGCGCAATACCTGGCCAACAAGCTGGCCAAGGGATACCTGCGCACCGCACACATCGAATCGAATTCGCGGCTGTGCATGGCCAGCGCGGCCAGCGGCTACAAGCTCTCGCTGGGCGCCGACGGGCCGCCTGGCTCATACGAGGACTTCGACCGCAGCGACCTGTTCTTCGTGATCGGCGCGAACATGGCCGACTGCCATCCCATCCTGTACCTGCGCATGATGGACAGGGTGAAGGCCGGTGCGCGTCTCATCGTCGTCGACCCGCGCCGCACCGCCACGGCCGAGAAGGCCGGCCTGCACCTGGCGCCCCGGCCAGGCACGGACCTGGCGCTGCTCAACGGCCTGCTGCACCTTCTGCACGCCGAAGGCCGCGTGGACCCGGCCTTCATCGCCGCGCACACCGACGGCTGGGACGACATGCCCGCCTTCCTGGCCGGCTATGCGCCCGCGCATGTCGCTGGCATCACCGGCCTGTCCGAGCAGGACATCCGCCAGGCCGCCGACTGGATCGGCGAGGCCGGCGAGTGGATGAGCTGCTGGACCATGGGCCTGAACCAGAGCACGCACGGCACCTGGCACACCAACGCGCTGTGCAACCTGCACCTGGCCACCGGCAAGATCTGCCGGCCAGGCAGCGGCCCGTTCTCGCTGACCGGGCAACCCAATGCCATGGGCGGGCGCGAGATGGGCTACATGGGCCCCGGCCTGCCCGGCCAGCGCAGCGCGCTGGATCCGCGCGACCGCGAGGAAGTGGAAGCGTCGTGGGGGCTGGCGCCCGGCACGCTGCGCACGGACGCAGGCAATGGCACCGTGGATCTCTTCGCACGCATGGCGCAAGGCGAGATCAAGGCCTGCTGGGTCATCTGTACCAATCCGGCCGCCAGCGTGCCCGACCGCGACACGGTGGCGGCCGGCCTGCGCGCGGCCGAGCTGGTCATCACGCAGGATGCCTTTCTCGACACGGAAACCAACCGGCACGCCGACATCCTGCTGCCCGGCGCGCTGTGGGCCGAGGCCGACGGCGTGCTCATCAACTCCGAGCGCAACCTGACGCTGACGCCGCGCGCCGTCGACCCGCCTGGCGAAGCCTGGCCCGACTGGCGCATCATTGCCGCCGTGGCCACCGGGTTGGGCTATGGCGATGCGTTCCGCTACGACACCGCCGCCGACGTCTTCGCGGAAATCACCCGCCACGCCAACCCGCGCACCGGCTATGACCTGCGCGGGGCCAGCCACGCGGCACTGCGCGAAGCGCCGATCCAGTGGCCCTGTGCGCCGGGCGAGGCGCGGCTGCGCCATCCGATCCGCTACGTGCGCCACGCCGACGGCCAACGGACGCTGCGCTTCCCCACCGCCAACGGCCGGGCGCGCTTCCACGCGCGGCCCTACGCGCCGCCCGCCGAGCTGCCCGACGCCGACTACCCGCTGGTGCTGAACACCGGCAGGCTGCAGCACCAATGGCACACCATGACCAAGACGGGCAAGGTGGCCATGCTGAACAAGCTGAACCCCAAGCCCTTCGTGGAAATCCATCCGCAGGATGCCGCGGCGCTGGGCATCGCGCCCCAGACCCCGGTGGAGATACGTTCGCGGCGTGGCCGCGCCGTGCTGCCCGCCGTCATCAGCGATCGCGTGCAGCCGGGCAGCTGTTTCGCGCCGATGCACTGGAACGATGTCCAGGGCGACGCGCTGTCCGTGAACGCCGTCACCAGCACGGCCGTGGACCCCGTCTCCTTGCAGCCCGAATTGAAGTTCTGCGCGGTGGCGCTGGCCCCCGTGGCCGCGCCGCAAGCCGTGCCCGACGACGCAGGCAGGGCCGCCCCCCTGCCGGCCCCCACGGCGACGGCAGGCGCGCCCGTGCTTGCGCTGGATGCCCTTTCTGCTGCCCTGGGCCTGGGCCCCGCGGCGCCGCCGCCACTCGACGAGCAGGAGCGTCTGTATGTGAGCGGCCTGCTGGCAGGCCTGCGGGCGGCGGAGACCCTGTCCGGCGACCCGCAAGGCGTGCCCGTCGTGCCGCCCCAGGCGCCGCTCAATCCCTCGGCACGAGTGTGGCTGGACGGCATGCTGGCCGGCCTCTACAGCCGTGTCGCCCTGCCGGCCAACGACACCGCCGCCCCGGCCCCGGCACCTTTGCGCATCGTGGGCAGCCGCCCGAAAGTGGCACTGCTGTGGGCCTCGCAGACCGGCAACATCGAATCGCTGACCGAACACTACGCCACCCTGCTCATGGAGGCCGGGTTCGATATCCGTGTCGCCTGCATGGCGGACTTCCCGGTGGCCCACTTCGCCAAGGTCCAGTACGCGCTATGCCTGACCAGCACCTTCGGCGACGGTGATCCGCCCGACAACGGCCAGGCGCTGTGGCAGGCCTTGCAGGCGGATGACGCGCCGCGCCTGGACGGCCTGCGCGTCGGCGTGCTGGCCTTCGGCGACCGCAACTACGACAGCTTCTGCGGACACGGCCGACGGCTGGATGCGCGCCTGGCCGAGCTGGGCGCCATCCGCCTGGCGCCACGCGTGGAGTGCGACGTCGACTTCCAGCCCCAGGCCGACAACTGGCTCACGCAGCAGATCGCCTGCATCAAGGCGGACGATGCCGAGCGTCATGCCGCCACCCCGCGCGCGCCGACGTCCGGCACCGCCGCCACCAAGGCAAGTCCCGCGCCTGCGCGCCTGCTGGGCAACACGCGCCTGAGCGGGCCCGGCGCGGCGAAGGACACGCGCTGCGTCGCACTCTCGCAGGAAGCGGGCGGCCTGGACTACGAAGCGGGCGACGCCCTGGGTGTCTGGGCCCGCAACTGTCCTGAACTGGTCGAGGAAATCCTGCACCTGGTGCACTTGCCCGCGGATGCGCCCGTCACTGTCGGCGGGCTGGGCGAACTGGCGCTGGGCGAGGCGCTGGCCTGCCATTTCGACATCACGCGCCCGACGCCCGAGGCGCTGGCAAGCATCGCCGCGCGCACCGGCAACACCGCGTTGGCGGCGCTGCTGGAGGCGCCGCGCAAGGCCGAGCTGAAGCACTGGCTGTGGGGCCGCCAGCTGGCCGACGTGCTGCATGAGTCCCCCATGACCTTGACCGCCCAGGAACTTGTGGGCCTGCTCAAGCGCATGCAGCCGCGCCTGTACTCCATCGCTTCCAGTCCCCGCGCGCATGCCGGGGAAATCCACCTGACCGTGTCGGCCGTGCGTTATCACAATGGCCGGCGCGCACGGAAAGGCGTGGCCTCGACCTTCCTGGCCGATCGCGCCGGGGACGGCCACGTGCCGGTCTTCGTGCAGAAGTCGGCCCATTTCCATCCGCCGGCGCAAGGCGACGTGCCCATCATCATGGTTGGCCCGGGCACCGGCATCGCGCCTTTCCGCGGCTTCCTGCATGACCGCCGCGCCACCGGCGCGCGCGGGCGCAACTGGCTGTTCTTCGGCGAACAGCACGCGGACAGCGGCTTCTATTACCGGGACGAACTGGACACCATGCGCCAGGACGGGCTGCTGAGCCGCCTGGACCTCGCCTTCTCGCGCGACCAGGCCCGGAAGACCTATGTCCAGGACCGCATGCGCGAGCAAGGCGCGCAGCTCTGGTCCTGGCTGCAGGATGGCGCGCACTTCTATGTCTGCGGCGATGCGTCCCGCATGGCCAGGGACGTGGACACCGCGCTGCGCGAGATCGTCGCCCGGCAGGGCGCAATGTCCGACGAAGCCGCCGGCGAGTTTGTGACGGGACTGGCGCGCGACAAGCGCTATCTGCGCGACGTGTACTGA
- a CDS encoding EAL domain-containing protein: MNRTRVIAYGIVMAIIGAILPIALMAQFSWTQAVGAEQKHLTELADRTIRRAKLSFDQAVSALRQMEGLGLLPCSRAHIDAMRRLTMNVRPIEEIGYFNDNLLRCTSWGVTEKDISRARVDYVTPDGIEVTISLRPSVTRGDPMMAIQVGAHNALVNTARFTDLIIDDVIQLAITRNDGTPIADLNGPAPATVRDMLRGRASGVTPTHLYAWASHGGWTALAIQPRSAMQENLRREQSMLIPIGAFISLFIVALVFRLSRERLSPLAELQIAVKKREFVVHYQPMVDLCNGACVGAEALVRWRRPDGTMVHPDMFIPLAEESGLILPITDQVIDTVVRDLGGMLAQDRAMHVAINLSAEDVRTGRVLPVLSKALEHSGIQNQQVWLEATERGFMDIASARATVAKARAMGHCAALDDFGTGYSSLQFLQGLQLDALKIDKSFVDTIGKESASRAVVSHIIDMARTLDLLIVAEGVETQAQADYLREHGVALAQGWHYAKAMPLDEFLAFYQQSRLHHRPPAPHA, encoded by the coding sequence ATGAACCGCACTCGAGTCATAGCCTATGGGATCGTGATGGCCATCATCGGCGCCATTCTTCCCATTGCGCTCATGGCCCAGTTCTCGTGGACGCAGGCAGTCGGTGCGGAACAGAAGCACCTGACGGAACTGGCCGACCGGACGATCCGGCGGGCCAAGCTCTCGTTTGACCAGGCCGTCAGCGCCCTGCGCCAGATGGAAGGCCTGGGCCTGCTGCCCTGCTCGCGCGCGCACATCGATGCCATGCGCCGCCTGACCATGAACGTCCGGCCGATCGAGGAAATCGGCTATTTCAACGACAACCTGCTGCGCTGCACGTCCTGGGGCGTGACGGAAAAAGACATCTCGCGCGCTCGGGTCGATTACGTGACGCCCGACGGCATCGAGGTCACGATCTCCCTGCGTCCCTCGGTCACCCGTGGCGATCCCATGATGGCCATCCAGGTCGGCGCGCATAACGCCCTGGTGAACACGGCCCGCTTCACGGACCTGATCATCGACGATGTCATCCAGCTCGCGATCACCCGCAACGACGGCACGCCCATCGCTGACCTGAACGGCCCTGCCCCGGCCACGGTGCGCGACATGCTGCGCGGCCGCGCCAGCGGCGTCACCCCCACGCACCTCTATGCCTGGGCCAGCCACGGTGGCTGGACCGCGCTGGCGATCCAGCCCCGCAGCGCCATGCAGGAGAACCTGCGCCGCGAACAGAGCATGCTGATTCCGATCGGCGCCTTCATCAGCCTGTTCATCGTCGCACTCGTCTTCCGCCTGTCGCGCGAGCGGCTGTCGCCGCTGGCCGAACTGCAGATCGCCGTCAAGAAACGCGAGTTCGTGGTGCATTACCAGCCGATGGTCGACCTGTGCAACGGCGCCTGCGTGGGCGCCGAGGCGCTGGTGCGCTGGCGCCGGCCCGATGGCACGATGGTTCACCCGGACATGTTCATTCCCCTGGCCGAGGAAAGCGGCCTCATCCTGCCCATCACGGACCAGGTCATCGACACGGTGGTGCGCGACCTGGGCGGCATGCTTGCGCAAGACCGCGCCATGCACGTTGCCATCAATCTGAGCGCCGAGGACGTGCGCACCGGCCGCGTGCTGCCGGTGCTGTCGAAAGCGCTGGAGCACTCGGGCATACAGAACCAGCAGGTCTGGCTGGAAGCGACCGAGCGCGGCTTCATGGACATCGCCTCGGCGCGGGCCACCGTTGCCAAGGCGCGCGCCATGGGCCACTGCGCGGCACTGGACGACTTCGGCACCGGTTATTCCAGCCTGCAATTCCTGCAAGGGCTGCAACTGGACGCGCTGAAGATCGACAAGTCCTTCGTGGACACCATCGGCAAGGAGTCTGCCTCGAGGGCCGTGGTGTCCCACATCATCGACATGGCCCGGACCCTGGACCTGCTGATCGTGGCCGAGGGCGTGGAAACCCAGGCGCAGGCCGACTACCTGCGCGAACATGGCGTGGCCCTGGCCCAGGGCTGGCACTATGCCAAGGCCATGCCGCTCGACGAGTTCCTCGCTTTCTACCAGCAGTCGCGCCTGCATCACCGCCCCCCAGCTCCCCACGCCTGA
- a CDS encoding cytochrome b, which yields MRTSCFDTPERYGRVSRVLHGAMALLLTVQLLGALLHVFARGVSLERLLWSNHGSLGFLLLLLAVLRGTWGLVNIGRRPLHTGVLGRLAGVSHLLMHALMILVPFLAVLRAYGRGRGFSPFGMPLFEASGQEIPALITPASTFHGLLAWVLLALIVGHVAAAVYHRVVLKDGVFSRMWGRAY from the coding sequence ATGCGCACTTCCTGTTTCGACACCCCTGAACGTTATGGCCGCGTCAGCCGCGTGCTGCATGGCGCAATGGCGCTGCTGCTGACCGTCCAGTTGCTGGGCGCGTTGCTGCACGTTTTCGCGCGCGGCGTTTCCCTGGAGCGCCTGCTCTGGTCCAACCACGGCAGCCTGGGCTTCCTGCTGCTGCTCCTGGCCGTGTTGCGGGGCACATGGGGCCTGGTCAATATCGGCCGCCGCCCGCTGCACACGGGTGTCCTGGGCCGGCTGGCAGGTGTCAGCCATCTGCTGATGCATGCGCTGATGATCCTCGTGCCCTTCCTGGCAGTGCTGCGGGCCTATGGCCGAGGCCGCGGCTTTTCCCCTTTCGGCATGCCGCTCTTCGAAGCGAGCGGGCAGGAGATTCCGGCGCTCATCACGCCGGCCAGCACGTTCCACGGCCTGCTGGCCTGGGTGCTGCTTGCGCTTATCGTGGGGCACGTCGCTGCGGCGGTCTATCACCGAGTGGTGCTGAAGGACGGCGTCTTTTCCCGCATGTGGGGCAGGGCGTACTAG